The Mycolicibacterium parafortuitum nucleotide sequence GCGGTGCTCGAACAACTCGTACCCCGAGTACATCCCCCACGTGGGGCTCATCGTCGACGCCAGCACCGCCCGGATCGCGAACATTCCCGGCCCGCCGTGCTGCAGGCTCTCGTGCAGGATGTCGGGGGTGTTCACCCACAGGCTCTGCCTGCAGTAATCGGCGTGCTCGGCGATGGATCGACCGAACTCGACGAGTTCCCACTTGGCGGTGCGCCAGGTGAAGTACGTGTACGACTGCGTGTACCCGAGCTTGGCCAGCCCGAACAGCCGGGCGGGCCGGGTGAACGCCTCGGCCAGGAACAGCACGTCGGGATCGATGTTCTTGACCTCGGCGATCAGCCAGGCCCAGAAGTTCGGCGGCTTGGTGTGCGGGTTGTCGACACGAAAGACCTTGACGCCGTGGGACACCCAGAACTTGACGACGCGAAGCACTTCCTCGTACAAGCCCGCTGGGTCGTTGTCGAAGTTCAGCGGGTAGATGTCCTGGTACTTCTTCGGCGGGTTCTCCGCGTACGCGATGGTGCCGTCGGGCAGGACCGTGAACCACTCGGGATGCTCGCGCGCCCACGGATGGTCCGGGGCACACTGCAGCGCGAGGTCGAGGGCGATCTCCAGGCCCTCGTCGCGCGCGGCACTGACGAAGTCGTCGAAGTCCTCGATGGTGCCGAGATCGGGGTGCACCGCATCGTGGCCGCCCTCGTCGCTACCGATCGCCCACGGCGACCCGACGTCACCGGGGGCGGCGGTGACGCTGTTGTTGCGGCCCTTGCGGTGCACCTTGCCGATCGGATGGATCGGCGGCAGGTAGACGATGTCGAAGTTCATCCGCGCGATGCGCGGCAGCGCCTTGGTGGCGGTTTCAAACGTGCCGTGCACCGGGTTGCCCGCATGGTCCCAGCCGCCCGTGGACCGCGGGAAGATCTCGTACCAGGAGCTGAACCGGGCCAGCGGCCGGTCCACCCACACGCCGTACTGCGTCCCGCGGGTGACCAGCTCACGCAGCGGGAACCGGTCCAACAGCGCGGTCAGCTCGGGCGCCAGTGCGGCGCCTGCGCGGTAGAACGGGTCGCCGGGTTCGCGCAGCCGCGCGACGGCCTCGGCGAGCGGGTACCGGTCCTGGCGGGGGACCCCGGTGGCAGCGCGTTCCAGCAGTCGCGCCCCGATCAGCAGGTCGTTGTCGAGTTCGGCTTCGCTCTGCCCGGCGTCCAGCTTGGCGGTGACGTTCTTGCGCCAGGTGGCGATCGGGTCGCTCCAGCCGTCGACGCGGAAGGTCCACAGCCCGACCGCGTCGGGGGTGAACTGGCCGTGGAACACGTCTGGTGTGCGGCCCTGCGCCATCGGCAACGCGGTGGGTCTGCCCCGGTCGCGCGGGGTGACGACCTCCTGGATCGGGACAGCTTCGGGTGAGCGTGCCAGCCCCGGGGGATCGTCGGCCAACGCCGGATAGTCGGTGCCGTGGTAGCGCACCACCAGCGTGGCCGCCACCGCGTCATGGCCCTCGCGCCAGACCGTCGCACTGACC carries:
- a CDS encoding alpha-1,4-glucan--maltose-1-phosphate maltosyltransferase, which gives rise to MTAGRIEIDDVQPVVSLGRFPAKAVVGEILPVSATVWREGHDAVAATLVVRYHGTDYPALADDPPGLARSPEAVPIQEVVTPRDRGRPTALPMAQGRTPDVFHGQFTPDAVGLWTFRVDGWSDPIATWRKNVTAKLDAGQSEAELDNDLLIGARLLERAATGVPRQDRYPLAEAVARLREPGDPFYRAGAALAPELTALLDRFPLRELVTRGTQYGVWVDRPLARFSSWYEIFPRSTGGWDHAGNPVHGTFETATKALPRIARMNFDIVYLPPIHPIGKVHRKGRNNSVTAAPGDVGSPWAIGSDEGGHDAVHPDLGTIEDFDDFVSAARDEGLEIALDLALQCAPDHPWAREHPEWFTVLPDGTIAYAENPPKKYQDIYPLNFDNDPAGLYEEVLRVVKFWVSHGVKVFRVDNPHTKPPNFWAWLIAEVKNIDPDVLFLAEAFTRPARLFGLAKLGYTQSYTYFTWRTAKWELVEFGRSIAEHADYCRQSLWVNTPDILHESLQHGGPGMFAIRAVLASTMSPTWGMYSGYELFEHRAVREGSEEYLNSEKYELRPRDFEAALADGESLEPFITRLNEIRRVHPALQQMRTITFHHIDNDALLAYSKFDPASGDQVLVVVTINPFGAEEGILWLDMGALGMEPQDRFWVRDEITGEEYQWGQSNYVRLDPARAVAHVLNMPQVPADQRTNLLRRE